The following proteins come from a genomic window of Terribacillus aidingensis:
- the recU gene encoding Holliday junction resolvase RecU, whose translation MIRQTAASRLTQPVDFGNRGMTLEEDINETNEYYLAQQKAIIHKKPTPVQIVQVDYPKRSAAVIKEAYFKQASTTDYNGVYRGKYVDFEAKVTKNKTSFPLSNFHEHQISHMEHVCSHGAICFVIMRFSAHNQTFFFEAEKLFPWWKRQYDGGRKSIPYEVICEQGFLIPMKYQAKVDYLHIIDQLHFRTEEEE comes from the coding sequence ATCATCAGACAAACTGCTGCATCGAGGCTCACACAGCCTGTCGACTTCGGCAACAGAGGGATGACTTTAGAGGAAGATATCAATGAGACGAACGAGTATTATCTCGCTCAGCAAAAGGCTATCATCCACAAAAAACCTACCCCAGTGCAGATTGTCCAGGTCGACTATCCAAAACGAAGTGCAGCGGTCATTAAAGAAGCGTATTTCAAACAAGCATCCACTACGGATTATAATGGCGTATATCGCGGAAAATATGTAGACTTCGAAGCCAAGGTCACAAAAAACAAGACTAGTTTCCCGCTCTCCAATTTCCACGAGCACCAGATTTCCCACATGGAGCATGTATGCAGCCATGGGGCTATCTGCTTCGTCATTATGCGTTTTTCCGCACATAATCAAACATTTTTTTTCGAAGCAGAGAAACTTTTTCCGTGGTGGAAACGTCAATATGATGGAGGCAGAAAATCCATTCCCTACGAAGTGATTTGTGAGCAAGGATTTCTGATTCCAATGAAGTATCAGGCAAAGGTCGATTACTTACACATTATCGACCAGCTTCATTTTAGAACGGAGGAAGAGGAGTAA